A window from Prinia subflava isolate CZ2003 ecotype Zambia chromosome Z, Cam_Psub_1.2, whole genome shotgun sequence encodes these proteins:
- the LOC134564163 gene encoding ciliary rootlet coiled-coil protein 2-like, whose translation MALPKTLLAHSRLRGGRSQGRGSSTTAAAEPRLARSLPPEAKEEAKDNLPARAVSPGPEHLEPAPAGEILASQDCWAQAGEAEQQESMDRVCEAREFRWEQLSALERKHHSSLARAFETSAETAEELQPHRDLLKEEVPLAVPKVCRPQGPSPRVLERLLQESSRQGDTLSQVCREETVLAQEKAALEAQLPGTERKLRGLSKQLVETRSVKESLQSSLQAAQRRISELEIARSCLEGQVRTATQAKEVILEDVRGLGRELQAVRSLSKQQCEEMAQQLRRMEEQYIKALRLWQSAQEEEKRKLQENLERQLEQQRLEAQQQLEEQANLVAELQHQKAAVLTRMHQMERKLIRSQQQVKQLRLELSKERENGQMDTGSAAASSKEGVSPLQPENSSMDSSCWSSQEREKQCLKMLRSIVSMADPAEKYTGWQHIGSG comes from the exons ATGGCCCTTCCCAAGACACTTCTAGCTCACA GTCGCCTCAGAGGTGGAAGGAGTCAAGGCCGTGGTTCG agcaccacagcagcagcagaacctcgTCTGGCTCGCTCTCTTCCTCCAGAGGCTAAAGAGGAGGCAAAGGACAACTTACCTGCACGTGCTGTCAGTCCAGGGCCGGAGCATCTGGAACCA GCCCCAGCAGGAGAGATTCTTGCCAGTCAGGACTGCTGGGCCCAGGCAGGAGAGgcggagcagcaggagagcatgGATAGAGTGTGCGAAGCCCGGGAATTCAG ATGGGAGCAGTTGTCTGCCCTTGAGAGAAAGCACCACTCCTCGCTAGCCCGGGCCTTTGAAACGTCAGCAGAGACAGCGGAGGAATTGCAGCCTCACAGGGATCTGCTGAAGGAAGAGGTTCCTCTGGCGGTGCCAAAG GTTTGCCGCCCACAGGGGCCGTCCCCCAGGGTTctggagaggctgctccaggagtCCTCTCGCCAAGGGGACACGCTGTCCCAGGTGTGCAGAGAGGAAACGGTGCTGGCACAAGAGAAGGCTGCCCTGgaagcccagctgccaggcacGGAGCGGAAGCTACGAGGCCTTTCCAAGCAGCTGGTAGAGACCAG GTCAGTGAAGGAGAGCCTGCAAAGCAGCCTGCAGGCGGCTCAGCGGCGCATCTCGGAGCTGGAGATAGCCAGGAGCTGTCTGGAAGGCCAAGTTCGCACAGCCACGCAGGCCAAGGAGGTGATACTTG AGGATGTGAGGGGCCTTGGTCGTGAGCTGCAAGCTGTAAGATCTCTCAGCAAGCAGCAATGTGAAGAAATGGCCCAACAGCTCCGCAGGATGGAAGAGCAGTACATCAAGGCTCTCAGACTCTGGCAATCTGctcaggaagaggaaaaaaggaagctcCAGGAAAACTTG GAGAGACAGCTGGAACAACAGCGTTTGGAggcgcagcagcagctggaggaacagGCAAACCTCGTGGCAGAG ctccagcatcaGAAGGCTGCTGTCTTAACCAGAATGCACCAGATGGAGAGAAAGCTAATCCGAAGCCAGCAGCAAGTCaagcagctgaggctggagctgagtAAGGAGCGGGAGAATGGGCAG ATGgacacaggctctgcagcagcgtCCTCCAAAGAAGGAgtctcccctctgcagcctgaaaacTCGAGCATGGACAGTTCATGCTGGTCaagccaggagagagagaagcaatgCCTGAAGATGCTGA ggAGCATTGTGAGCATGGCAGATCCAGCAGAGAAATACACTGGCTGGCAACATATTGGCAGTGGGTGA